A single window of Cellulomonas sp. NTE-D12 DNA harbors:
- a CDS encoding YbjN domain-containing protein, whose product MSRPGWLQRALGGLPTPAKSRLADDEPPTPLARSRVADYLRGRGYKFVVDEDGDLTGTWDENRFWFLLLGEHQEILQVRGRWHRMLALENRPAVALTVNDWNRERIWPKAYLREEEGQLALYSEVSADLEPGATDVQLAQLIACGLGTGVQMFSALEGMLPDPGAAAEPPDVPDH is encoded by the coding sequence GTGAGCCGGCCCGGGTGGCTGCAGCGGGCCCTCGGCGGCCTGCCGACCCCCGCCAAGTCCCGGCTGGCCGACGACGAGCCTCCGACGCCGCTGGCCCGGTCGCGCGTCGCGGACTACCTGCGCGGCCGCGGCTACAAGTTCGTGGTCGACGAGGACGGCGACCTCACCGGCACCTGGGACGAGAACCGGTTCTGGTTCCTGCTGCTGGGCGAGCACCAGGAGATCCTCCAGGTGCGCGGCCGGTGGCACCGGATGCTCGCTCTGGAGAACCGGCCCGCCGTCGCACTGACGGTCAACGACTGGAACCGCGAGCGGATCTGGCCCAAGGCGTACCTCCGGGAGGAGGAGGGCCAGCTGGCGCTGTACAGCGAGGTCTCGGCCGACCTGGAGCCGGGCGCCACGGACGTGCAGCTCGCCCAGCTGATCGCGTGCGGCCTCGGCACCGGCGTGCAGATGTTCTCCGCGCTCGAGGGGATGCTGCCCGACCCCGGCGCGGCCGCCGAACCGCCGGACGTCCCCGACCACTGA
- a CDS encoding TrkA C-terminal domain-containing protein — protein MHSVLAFLAAQPILLLFVIVGFGSAIGHLKVKGVGLGAAAVLFLAIAVSAWGAASGLDLQVPETLGTLGLTLFTFSVGIVSGATFFASLRRGLGPILSMVGVLAVAALAAVGTGRLLDLKPALVAGAWAGAVTNTPALAAAREAAGDQTAPTVGYAVTYLFGVVGMLIAVSFALRNRAADTDAPAALISRTVRVEIESSPRLAELEELHGDRIKFSRVRHGEQSPILTADERDTLLLDDLVTVVGPADDVEAVTRELGHTSSHHLEVDRDYLDVRRITVSNARVAGRTVAELGLAARFRATASRVRRGDVDMVATDDFLLQLGDRVRVIAPRDRMKDVSTFFGDSSRGLSDITPIVLGLGMAAGVLLGVVAFPVPGRVFSIGSAAGTLVLGLVLGRVGRIGPLVTAMPYTSAQAIGEFGMLVFLAQAGTRAGSQISGAFSSGEWLRILVLGVVVTTLVGGGLFVVMRRVFRIGGTQLSGLMGGAQTQPAVLAFANARTNSDSRVALGYALVYPAAMIAKILLGQVLGGL, from the coding sequence ATGCACTCCGTCCTCGCCTTCCTCGCTGCGCAACCGATCCTGCTGCTGTTCGTGATCGTGGGGTTCGGGTCGGCGATCGGGCACCTGAAGGTCAAGGGCGTGGGCCTGGGCGCCGCGGCGGTGCTGTTCCTGGCCATCGCGGTCAGCGCATGGGGCGCGGCGAGCGGCCTCGACCTGCAGGTGCCCGAGACGCTCGGCACCCTGGGCCTGACGCTCTTCACGTTCAGCGTCGGCATCGTCTCCGGTGCGACCTTCTTCGCCTCGCTCCGGCGCGGTCTGGGACCGATCCTGTCGATGGTCGGGGTGCTCGCCGTGGCGGCGCTCGCGGCGGTCGGCACGGGCCGGCTGCTCGACCTGAAGCCGGCCCTGGTGGCCGGTGCGTGGGCCGGTGCCGTGACCAACACACCCGCCCTCGCCGCGGCCCGCGAGGCGGCCGGCGACCAGACGGCGCCGACGGTCGGCTACGCCGTGACGTACCTCTTCGGCGTCGTCGGCATGCTGATCGCGGTGTCCTTCGCGCTGCGCAACCGCGCCGCGGACACCGATGCACCGGCTGCCCTGATCAGCCGGACGGTGCGGGTGGAGATCGAGTCGTCACCGCGGCTCGCCGAGCTCGAGGAGCTCCACGGCGACCGGATCAAGTTCTCGCGCGTGCGGCACGGCGAGCAGTCACCCATCCTCACGGCGGACGAGCGCGACACGCTGCTGCTCGACGACCTGGTCACCGTGGTGGGACCGGCCGACGACGTGGAGGCGGTCACCCGCGAGCTCGGGCACACCTCGTCGCACCATCTCGAGGTGGACCGCGACTACCTGGACGTCCGGCGGATCACCGTGTCGAACGCCCGCGTCGCGGGACGGACGGTCGCCGAGCTGGGGCTGGCGGCGCGGTTCCGCGCCACCGCGTCGCGCGTCCGCCGCGGCGACGTCGACATGGTGGCCACCGACGACTTCCTGCTCCAGCTGGGCGACCGCGTGCGCGTCATCGCGCCGCGGGACCGGATGAAGGACGTGTCCACCTTCTTCGGGGACTCCTCGCGGGGTCTGTCGGACATCACCCCGATCGTGCTCGGCCTCGGCATGGCCGCCGGTGTGCTGCTGGGAGTCGTCGCCTTCCCCGTGCCGGGCCGGGTGTTCTCCATCGGGTCGGCGGCCGGGACCCTGGTGCTCGGCCTGGTGCTGGGCCGGGTCGGTCGCATCGGGCCGCTGGTGACGGCGATGCCGTACACGTCCGCGCAGGCGATCGGCGAGTTCGGCATGCTCGTGTTCCTCGCGCAGGCCGGGACGCGTGCCGGTTCGCAGATCAGCGGGGCGTTCTCCTCCGGGGAGTGGCTGCGGATCCTGGTGCTCGGCGTGGTGGTCACCACGCTGGTCGGCGGCGGGCTGTTCGTCGTGATGCGGCGCGTCTTCCGCATCGGCGGTACCCAGCTGTCCGGCCTGATGGGCGGTGCCCAGACGCAGCCGGCCGTGCTGGCGTTCGCGAACGCACGGACCAACAGCGACTCACGCGTGGCGCTCGGCTACGCGCTGGTGTACCCGGCGGCGATGATCGCCAAGATCCTGCTCGGCCAGGTGCTGGGCGGCCTCTGA
- the miaB gene encoding tRNA (N6-isopentenyl adenosine(37)-C2)-methylthiotransferase MiaB, with protein MSTTPTAEPAARTYLVKTLGCQMNVHDSEHMSGLLEAAGYVRADPQAVAAEDADVVVINTCAVRENAADRLYGNLGRLAAAKRARPGMQIAVGGCLAQKDRAGIVERAPWVDVVFGTHNLDVLPVLLERARHNERAEVEIAESLQVFPSTLPTRRESVYAGWVSISVGCNNTCTFCIVPSLRGRERDRRPGEILAEVEALVEQGAIEVTLLGQNVNSYGVEFGERGAFARLLRTVGAVPGLERLRFTSPHPAAFRDDVIEAMAATPTVMPQLHMPLQSGSDRVLRAMRRSYRAERFLGIVSAVREAIPHAAITTDVIVGFPGESDEDFEATLRVVEQARFSSAFTFQYSPRPGTPAAGMGDQVPKAVVQERYERLVELQERISLEENRTQVGRDVDVLVAEGEGRKDGLTARLSGRAEDNRLVHLAVPADLPLEGRPRPGDLVRVRVTHAAPHHLVADGALDGGPFEVRRTRAGDAWAARGVDDGAHTHAHGSSTPTGPVLLGLPARMR; from the coding sequence ATGTCCACGACCCCGACGGCCGAGCCGGCCGCACGCACCTATCTGGTCAAGACCCTCGGCTGCCAGATGAACGTGCACGACTCCGAGCACATGTCCGGCCTGCTGGAGGCCGCGGGCTACGTGCGCGCCGACCCGCAGGCCGTCGCCGCGGAGGACGCGGACGTCGTCGTGATCAACACCTGCGCGGTGCGGGAGAACGCGGCGGACCGGCTGTACGGCAACCTCGGTCGGCTGGCAGCGGCCAAGCGTGCCCGACCCGGCATGCAGATCGCGGTCGGCGGCTGCCTCGCGCAGAAGGACCGGGCCGGCATCGTCGAGCGAGCTCCGTGGGTGGACGTCGTCTTCGGCACGCACAACCTCGACGTGCTGCCGGTGCTGCTCGAGCGGGCCCGCCACAACGAGCGGGCCGAGGTGGAGATCGCCGAGTCGCTGCAGGTGTTCCCCTCCACGCTGCCGACCCGTCGCGAGTCGGTCTACGCCGGCTGGGTCTCCATCAGCGTCGGCTGCAACAACACCTGCACGTTCTGCATCGTCCCGTCCCTGCGCGGGCGTGAGCGGGACCGCCGGCCGGGGGAGATCCTCGCGGAGGTGGAGGCCCTGGTCGAGCAGGGCGCCATCGAGGTGACCCTGCTCGGTCAGAACGTGAACTCTTACGGGGTCGAGTTCGGCGAACGCGGCGCGTTCGCCCGGCTGCTTCGCACGGTCGGTGCCGTGCCGGGCCTCGAGCGGCTGCGGTTCACGTCCCCGCACCCGGCGGCGTTCCGCGACGACGTCATCGAGGCGATGGCGGCGACCCCGACCGTGATGCCGCAGCTGCACATGCCGCTGCAGTCCGGCTCGGACCGGGTGCTGCGCGCGATGCGGCGGTCGTACCGGGCCGAGCGCTTCCTCGGCATCGTGAGCGCCGTCCGCGAGGCGATCCCGCACGCGGCGATCACCACGGACGTCATCGTCGGCTTCCCCGGCGAGTCGGACGAGGACTTCGAGGCGACGTTGCGGGTGGTGGAGCAGGCGCGGTTCTCCTCGGCGTTCACCTTCCAGTACTCACCCCGTCCCGGCACGCCGGCAGCGGGCATGGGTGACCAGGTGCCCAAGGCGGTCGTGCAGGAGCGCTACGAGCGGCTCGTCGAGCTCCAGGAGCGCATCTCCCTCGAGGAGAACCGGACGCAGGTCGGCCGGGACGTCGACGTGCTGGTCGCGGAGGGGGAGGGGCGCAAGGACGGGCTGACGGCCCGCCTGTCGGGTCGTGCGGAGGACAACCGCCTGGTCCACCTGGCCGTGCCGGCTGACCTGCCGCTCGAGGGCCGGCCGCGTCCGGGCGACCTGGTCCGCGTCCGCGTGACGCACGCCGCACCGCACCACCTCGTCGCGGACGGGGCGCTGGACGGCGGCCCGTTCGAGGTCCGCCGCACGCGTGCCGGCGACGCGTGGGCGGCACGGGGCGTGGACGACGGCGCGCACACCCATGCGCACGGGTCGTCGACGCCGACCGGACCGGTGCTGCTGGGCCTGCCCGCACGGATGCGCTGA
- the rny gene encoding ribonuclease Y: MDVPSIVTVVGLLGACLVALLLVLLARREAEAVRRGAREDVLRMKDEARAQLADAERRERRVTEREEAVGRDREELDGLQRALRERADRLDAEERTSARAVDAAERAAARTMADAERTVARRLAEAQQQARAELEAASGLTEEEARAEIVRRVTDEALHEAAAAVRRAEASARRTAEAKARRVVTTAVQRLAVPTSSQAAITVLPLPSDDMKGRIIGKEGRNIRSFEALTGVNVLVDDVPGAVVLSCFDAGRREVAQVTLEALMADGRIHPQRIEAAYAEALAGADERSEAAGGEAAERAGVRGLHPELVTTLGRLRLRTSYGQTVLEHLVECAQLAAAIAAEVGADVEVARRGALLHDVGKALTAEVPGTHALVGADLVRRCGEGEAVVNAVAAHHDEVPPTTVEAVLVQAADAISAARPGARREELDQYVERMDRLEALVAAHPGVRRALAMAAGREVRVVVEPSEVDDTALPGLATAIAKQIEQDLTYPGEVKVTVVRELRASATAG, from the coding sequence GTGGACGTCCCCTCGATCGTCACGGTCGTCGGACTGCTCGGCGCCTGCCTCGTGGCGCTCCTGCTGGTTCTCCTTGCTCGTCGGGAGGCCGAGGCGGTCCGTCGCGGTGCCCGCGAGGACGTCCTCCGCATGAAGGACGAGGCGCGGGCCCAGCTGGCCGACGCGGAGCGGCGTGAACGTCGCGTCACGGAGCGCGAGGAGGCCGTCGGACGTGACCGTGAGGAGCTGGACGGGCTCCAGCGCGCACTGAGGGAACGGGCCGACCGGCTCGATGCGGAGGAGCGGACGTCGGCGCGCGCGGTGGACGCGGCCGAGCGTGCGGCCGCGCGGACGATGGCCGATGCGGAACGCACCGTCGCACGCCGCCTGGCAGAGGCGCAGCAGCAGGCGCGAGCCGAGCTCGAGGCGGCGTCCGGCCTGACGGAGGAGGAGGCGCGGGCCGAGATCGTGCGCCGCGTGACGGACGAGGCGCTCCACGAGGCGGCCGCAGCGGTGCGCCGCGCCGAGGCGAGTGCTCGCCGCACCGCCGAGGCGAAGGCACGACGAGTGGTGACGACGGCCGTCCAGCGGCTGGCGGTGCCGACCAGCTCGCAGGCGGCGATCACCGTGCTGCCGCTGCCCTCGGACGACATGAAGGGCCGGATCATCGGCAAGGAAGGGCGCAACATCCGCTCGTTCGAGGCGCTGACGGGCGTGAACGTCCTGGTCGACGACGTACCGGGCGCTGTCGTCCTGTCGTGCTTCGACGCCGGCCGGCGCGAGGTGGCGCAGGTGACGCTCGAGGCGCTGATGGCCGACGGCCGGATCCATCCGCAGCGGATCGAGGCGGCGTACGCCGAAGCGCTGGCGGGCGCCGACGAACGTTCCGAGGCGGCCGGTGGTGAGGCCGCCGAGCGTGCGGGGGTGCGCGGCCTGCACCCCGAGCTGGTGACCACGCTGGGGCGCCTGCGGCTGCGCACCTCGTACGGGCAGACGGTCCTGGAGCACCTCGTCGAGTGCGCCCAGCTGGCGGCGGCGATCGCCGCGGAGGTCGGCGCCGACGTCGAGGTCGCCCGTCGCGGCGCGCTGCTGCACGACGTCGGCAAGGCGCTGACCGCCGAGGTGCCCGGCACGCATGCGCTCGTCGGCGCCGACCTGGTCCGCCGCTGCGGGGAGGGCGAGGCCGTGGTGAACGCCGTCGCGGCGCACCACGACGAGGTGCCGCCGACCACGGTGGAAGCCGTGCTCGTCCAGGCGGCGGACGCGATCTCGGCCGCCCGTCCGGGAGCTCGTCGTGAGGAGCTCGACCAGTACGTCGAGCGGATGGACCGGCTCGAGGCCCTGGTGGCCGCGCATCCGGGCGTCCGTCGGGCGCTGGCGATGGCTGCCGGTCGTGAGGTGCGCGTCGTGGTCGAACCGTCCGAGGTGGACGACACCGCGTTGCCCGGCCTGGCGACCGCGATCGCGAAGCAGATCGAGCAGGACCTGACGTACCCGGGTGAGGTCAAGGTGACAGTGGTCCGGGAGCTGCGCGCCAGCGCGACGGCGGGCTGA
- a CDS encoding regulatory protein RecX, producing the protein MRDARRRRPASEPPEAGAAAVDREPDPEEVARAIALRLLTAAPRSRAQLAEAMARRDVPVTVADRVLDRFTEVGLVDDAAYAGSLVRTRHAERGLSRTALANELRRKGVDPVTAATALEEVGDEDEETAARALVVRKLAATRGLDRQTRIRRTYGTLGRKGYPPGLVARLVRDALADEGADPGGDEDRFGTDV; encoded by the coding sequence ATGCGGGACGCACGTCGCCGTCGGCCCGCCTCGGAACCACCTGAGGCGGGCGCGGCGGCGGTGGACCGGGAGCCGGACCCCGAGGAGGTCGCCCGCGCCATCGCCCTGCGGCTGCTGACTGCCGCACCGCGGAGCCGGGCCCAGCTCGCCGAGGCGATGGCGCGGCGGGACGTCCCCGTGACCGTCGCGGACCGCGTGCTCGACCGCTTCACCGAGGTGGGGCTCGTGGACGACGCCGCGTACGCCGGCTCCTTGGTGCGCACGCGGCACGCCGAGCGCGGCCTGTCTCGTACGGCCCTCGCGAACGAGCTGCGTCGCAAGGGCGTCGACCCGGTGACGGCCGCCACCGCGCTGGAGGAGGTCGGCGACGAGGACGAGGAGACGGCCGCCCGCGCGCTCGTCGTCCGCAAGCTGGCGGCCACCCGTGGCCTGGATCGCCAGACGCGCATCCGGCGCACGTACGGCACGCTCGGCCGCAAGGGGTACCCGCCCGGGCTCGTGGCGAGGCTGGTCCGCGACGCACTGGCCGACGAGGGCGCGGACCCCGGTGGCGACGAGGACCGGTTCGGCACCGACGTCTGA
- the recA gene encoding recombinase RecA, with protein MPAPQDREKALEAALSQIDRQFGKGSIMRLGDEGRAPVEVIPTGSIALDVALGIGGLPRGRVVEIYGPESSGKTTVALHAVANAQRAGGIAAFIDAEHALDPEYAKKLGVDTDALLVSQPDTGEQALEIMDMLIRSGAIDVVVVDSVAALVPKAEIEGEMGDSHVGLQARLMSQALRKITGALNSSGTTAIFINQLREKIGVFFGSPETTTGGKALKFYASVRMDIRRIETLKEGSDAVGNRTRVKIVKNKMAPPFKQAEFDILYGVGISREGGLIDMGVEHGFIRKSGSWFTYEGDQLGQGKENARSFLRDNPDLAAEIEKKIKEKLGVGARVDNPAESAPVDF; from the coding sequence ATGCCCGCACCGCAGGACCGTGAGAAGGCCCTCGAGGCCGCCCTCAGCCAGATCGACCGCCAGTTCGGCAAGGGGTCGATCATGCGCCTCGGCGACGAGGGGCGTGCCCCCGTCGAGGTGATCCCCACCGGTTCGATCGCGCTGGACGTGGCGCTCGGGATCGGTGGCCTCCCGCGCGGCCGCGTGGTGGAGATCTACGGCCCGGAGTCCTCCGGCAAGACGACCGTCGCCCTGCACGCCGTCGCGAACGCGCAGCGTGCCGGTGGCATCGCGGCGTTCATCGACGCCGAGCACGCGCTGGACCCGGAGTACGCCAAGAAGCTCGGCGTCGACACCGACGCCCTCCTGGTCTCGCAGCCGGACACCGGCGAGCAGGCGCTCGAGATCATGGACATGCTGATCCGCTCCGGCGCGATCGACGTCGTCGTGGTCGACTCGGTCGCGGCCCTGGTGCCCAAGGCCGAGATCGAGGGCGAGATGGGGGACAGCCACGTCGGCCTCCAGGCCCGTCTGATGTCCCAGGCCCTCCGGAAGATCACCGGCGCCCTGAACTCCTCCGGGACGACGGCGATCTTCATCAACCAGCTCCGCGAGAAGATCGGCGTGTTCTTCGGCAGCCCGGAGACCACCACCGGAGGCAAGGCGCTGAAGTTCTACGCGTCGGTGCGCATGGACATCCGCCGGATCGAGACCCTCAAGGAGGGCTCGGACGCGGTGGGCAACCGCACCCGCGTGAAGATCGTCAAGAACAAGATGGCGCCGCCGTTCAAGCAGGCCGAGTTCGACATCCTCTACGGCGTCGGCATCTCCCGCGAGGGCGGCCTGATCGACATGGGCGTCGAGCACGGGTTCATCCGCAAGTCCGGCTCGTGGTTCACGTACGAGGGCGACCAGCTGGGCCAGGGCAAGGAGAACGCCCGGTCCTTCCTCCGGGACAACCCCGACCTCGCTGCCGAGATCGAGAAGAAGATCAAGGAGAAGCTCGGCGTCGGCGCGCGTGTGGACAACCCGGCCGAGAGCGCGCCGGTGGACTTCTGA
- a CDS encoding MBL fold metallo-hydrolase → MTRSGRSTSPPGPGVVRITWLGHASAVLDVAGVRVLTDPLLRRHAGLLRRRGAAPAPAVWSGADVVLLSHLHHDHAELGSLHLLDDVPVLTAPANAHWLRDHEVRGALGLAEGVWLSVGPRGSHARGAAPGAGVAVCAVPAVHGDRPMPHRPNAANGFVLVAEGLRVWFPGDTEPYPEMARLPELAGGPIDLALVPVGGWGPRLSGGHMDPVQAARVCAVVGARHAVPVHWGTLHAPVSRRLPPGWMDRAGAAFAAAVEREAPGCRAHVLEPGQQVAVRTVGTR, encoded by the coding sequence ATGACGCGGTCGGGACGCTCGACGAGCCCGCCGGGACCCGGGGTCGTCCGCATCACGTGGCTCGGGCACGCCAGCGCGGTGCTGGACGTCGCGGGGGTGCGCGTGCTGACGGACCCCCTGCTGCGGCGCCACGCCGGCCTGCTGCGCCGACGTGGCGCAGCGCCGGCGCCGGCGGTGTGGTCCGGAGCCGACGTCGTGCTCCTGTCGCACCTGCACCACGACCATGCCGAGCTCGGTTCCCTGCATCTGCTCGACGACGTCCCGGTGCTCACGGCACCGGCCAACGCGCACTGGCTGCGTGACCACGAGGTGCGCGGTGCCCTCGGCCTCGCGGAGGGCGTCTGGCTGAGCGTCGGCCCCCGCGGGTCGCACGCGCGCGGCGCGGCACCGGGAGCCGGCGTGGCGGTGTGCGCGGTGCCTGCCGTGCACGGGGACCGCCCGATGCCGCACCGTCCGAACGCCGCCAACGGGTTCGTGCTGGTCGCTGAAGGGCTGCGCGTCTGGTTCCCCGGTGACACGGAGCCGTACCCGGAGATGGCGCGGCTGCCGGAGCTCGCCGGCGGGCCGATCGACCTCGCGCTGGTGCCGGTGGGCGGGTGGGGTCCGCGGTTGTCCGGCGGGCACATGGACCCGGTCCAGGCGGCGCGGGTCTGCGCCGTCGTCGGCGCCCGGCACGCCGTGCCGGTGCACTGGGGCACGCTGCACGCCCCCGTGTCGCGCAGGCTCCCTCCCGGCTGGATGGACCGGGCGGGTGCGGCGTTCGCCGCGGCGGTGGAGCGCGAGGCGCCGGGGTGCCGTGCCCACGTCCTCGAGCCGGGGCAGCAGGTGGCCGTGCGCACGGTCGGCACGCGGTAG
- a CDS encoding alkaline phosphatase family protein codes for MADAGVSLATTTVGLAAAIAVVSGVRTSSPLAVLLTAVVVAVGALVVAPLLRPVARFGGAGAALLSGIGAQLAVAWAALAYVPGMHVESGWSVVQVLVLTGLVMAAGRWLWAGPGNGYVVDGVVRRARRAASAAGRPADDPDRPAGLLVVQLDGVAAPVLEQAMEAGLAPTMQRWVVDGSHRLEPWWARLPATTPASQAGLLYGDSSTIPAFRWWDRELGRLVVANHPADAAAIEAGLDGRDGLLADGGVAVSTMFSGDAPTGFLVMSRTGRRRGLGPGQGYLRFFTSPFVLVRALTVTVGEMAKELYQARRQREHGVHPRVSRGGWYVPLRALTNVLLRDLITSIVAEALARGVPTVFVDLVDYDEVAHHAGPTRPEALRALEGLDGVLGTLERVLAWAPRRYRVVVLSDHGQSLGATYEQVEGRSLLDTVRELMAEPDAPGVTSAGGEDFGPLTMLLTRLVGPPRRGGAVAGPDRQAVTSASSAGPPEVVVTGSGNLGLVWFPRHGARLTLEDLQELYPGLVAGLAGRPGVGVVVVDTRDRGLVAVGEAGVRLLEPVRAGSSALVDGTDPVLGLGPRAAEDLARAGRLPCTGDLMVVSAVTASGHVHAFEGQVGSHGGLGGAQSWPFLLHPVEWEVDEADRTDVAGRRVLVGAELVHAHLVRWARSAGVRR; via the coding sequence GTGGCGGACGCCGGCGTGTCCCTGGCCACCACGACGGTCGGGCTCGCGGCCGCGATCGCCGTCGTCTCCGGCGTGCGGACCTCCTCGCCCCTCGCGGTGCTGCTGACCGCGGTCGTGGTCGCCGTGGGTGCCCTCGTCGTCGCACCGCTGCTGCGACCGGTGGCCAGGTTCGGCGGTGCCGGCGCCGCGCTGCTCTCCGGGATCGGCGCCCAGCTGGCCGTTGCGTGGGCCGCGCTCGCGTACGTGCCGGGCATGCACGTCGAGTCGGGATGGTCCGTCGTGCAGGTGCTGGTGCTCACCGGGCTCGTGATGGCCGCCGGACGGTGGCTGTGGGCCGGACCGGGCAACGGCTACGTGGTCGACGGGGTGGTGCGGCGCGCCCGTCGCGCCGCGTCGGCAGCGGGTCGTCCTGCGGACGACCCCGACCGGCCCGCCGGTCTGCTCGTCGTCCAGCTGGACGGCGTCGCCGCCCCCGTGCTGGAGCAGGCGATGGAGGCGGGCCTCGCGCCGACGATGCAGCGGTGGGTCGTCGACGGCTCGCACCGGCTCGAGCCGTGGTGGGCGCGGCTGCCGGCGACCACCCCGGCGAGCCAGGCCGGCCTGCTGTACGGGGACTCGAGCACGATCCCGGCGTTCCGGTGGTGGGACCGGGAGCTCGGCCGGCTCGTCGTCGCCAACCATCCCGCGGACGCCGCGGCCATCGAGGCCGGGCTGGACGGGCGCGACGGCCTGCTGGCGGACGGGGGCGTCGCGGTCTCGACGATGTTCTCCGGCGACGCCCCGACGGGCTTCCTGGTGATGAGCCGGACCGGTCGACGGCGCGGCCTGGGGCCCGGCCAGGGCTACCTGCGGTTCTTCACCTCGCCGTTCGTGCTGGTCAGAGCGCTGACCGTCACCGTCGGGGAGATGGCGAAGGAGCTCTACCAGGCGCGCCGCCAGCGCGAGCACGGCGTGCACCCCCGCGTGTCCCGCGGCGGCTGGTACGTCCCGCTCCGCGCGCTGACCAACGTGCTGCTGCGCGACCTGATCACCTCGATCGTCGCCGAGGCGCTGGCGCGGGGTGTGCCGACCGTCTTCGTCGACCTCGTCGACTACGACGAGGTCGCCCACCACGCCGGCCCGACCAGGCCCGAGGCGCTGCGCGCCCTGGAGGGGCTGGACGGCGTGCTCGGCACGCTCGAGCGCGTGCTGGCGTGGGCGCCGCGGCGGTACCGCGTCGTGGTCCTGTCGGACCATGGCCAGTCGCTCGGCGCGACGTACGAGCAGGTCGAGGGACGGTCGCTGCTCGACACGGTGCGCGAGCTGATGGCGGAGCCCGACGCGCCCGGTGTGACGAGCGCCGGCGGCGAGGACTTCGGGCCGCTGACGATGCTGCTGACGCGCCTGGTCGGGCCGCCGCGGAGGGGCGGTGCCGTCGCGGGGCCCGACCGGCAGGCGGTCACGTCGGCGTCGAGCGCCGGTCCGCCCGAGGTCGTCGTCACCGGGTCGGGGAACCTCGGCCTGGTCTGGTTCCCGCGGCACGGTGCCCGTCTGACGCTCGAGGACCTGCAGGAGCTCTACCCGGGCCTCGTCGCCGGTCTGGCCGGCCGTCCTGGTGTCGGCGTCGTGGTGGTGGACACCCGCGACCGCGGGCTGGTGGCGGTCGGGGAGGCGGGCGTCCGGCTGCTCGAGCCCGTGCGGGCCGGCTCGTCGGCCCTGGTCGACGGCACGGACCCGGTGCTCGGCCTCGGACCGCGTGCCGCCGAGGACCTGGCACGGGCCGGGCGGCTGCCGTGCACCGGCGACCTGATGGTCGTGTCGGCGGTGACAGCCTCCGGTCACGTGCACGCGTTCGAGGGTCAGGTCGGCTCGCACGGCGGACTGGGTGGCGCACAGTCCTGGCCGTTCCTGCTGCACCCGGTGGAGTGGGAGGTCGACGAGGCCGACCGGACGGACGTCGCCGGGCGCCGGGTGCTGGTCGGCGCCGAGCTGGTGCACGCTCATCTCGTGAGGTGGGCGCGGTCCGCGGGGGTACGCCGATGA
- a CDS encoding DUF3046 domain-containing protein, which yields MRYREFWDLVDEVLGRAHGRVLVSDLRLGELGDRTGAQALDEGVEPREIWHALCDELDVPESRRWGADRRRPAPPRRARG from the coding sequence GTGCGGTACCGCGAGTTCTGGGACCTTGTCGACGAGGTGCTGGGCCGCGCCCACGGCCGGGTGCTGGTCAGCGACTTGCGACTCGGCGAGCTCGGTGACCGGACGGGCGCCCAGGCGCTGGACGAGGGCGTGGAGCCCCGTGAGATCTGGCACGCCCTGTGCGACGAGCTCGACGTGCCCGAGTCGCGCCGCTGGGGGGCGGACCGGCGCCGCCCCGCCCCGCCGCGCCGCGCACGCGGGTGA